From one Novosphingobium sp. genomic stretch:
- a CDS encoding alpha/beta hydrolase, whose product MPVSRRKLAIMALGLSLPSPLVAQAQPASTELPGAHDPNAIPLIPQTKTPDAEQWESFMDSRIVRNVTAPTLTPFLPDPAKANGAAVVVAPGGAFMMLSIDNEGYDVARWLAAHGIAAFVLKYRLKPTPRDTPAFMGQLAALLGNAGKTSDNLSTPPEALADAQAALRLVRQRAAAWHVDPHRVGLMGFSAGAMTTISTGLDPDTASRPDFIAPIYGPLSTRAVPADAPPMFTAMAIDDPIFGHSDLGFITAYRAAGRPVEAHLYESGGHGFGMRKQGKSSDLWIEQFLAWAQARGLLTPGLLTPKR is encoded by the coding sequence ATGCCTGTATCCCGTCGCAAGCTGGCCATCATGGCCCTCGGCCTTTCGCTGCCTTCGCCCCTTGTCGCGCAGGCCCAACCGGCGAGCACGGAACTGCCCGGCGCCCATGATCCCAACGCCATCCCCCTGATACCCCAGACGAAAACCCCGGATGCCGAGCAATGGGAAAGCTTCATGGACTCGCGCATCGTGCGCAATGTCACCGCGCCCACGCTCACGCCCTTTCTGCCCGATCCGGCCAAGGCCAATGGCGCCGCCGTGGTGGTCGCGCCGGGCGGGGCCTTCATGATGCTCTCGATCGACAATGAGGGCTATGATGTCGCGCGCTGGCTGGCGGCCCATGGCATCGCCGCTTTCGTGCTGAAATATCGCCTGAAACCCACCCCGCGCGACACGCCCGCCTTTATGGGCCAGCTCGCCGCGCTGCTCGGCAATGCGGGCAAGACCAGCGACAACCTCTCCACCCCGCCCGAGGCTTTGGCCGATGCTCAGGCGGCGCTGCGGCTGGTGCGCCAGCGCGCCGCCGCATGGCATGTCGACCCGCATCGCGTTGGCCTGATGGGCTTTTCCGCCGGCGCCATGACCACGATCAGCACCGGCCTCGACCCGGACACAGCCAGCCGCCCCGACTTTATCGCCCCGATCTACGGCCCGCTCAGCACACGCGCCGTGCCCGCCGACGCCCCGCCGATGTTCACCGCCATGGCGATCGACGACCCCATCTTCGGCCACAGCGATCTTGGCTTCATCACCGCCTATCGCGCGGCGGGCCGCCCGGTGGAGGCGCATCTCTATGAAAGCGGCGGCCACGGTTTCGGCATGCGCAAACAGGGCAAGAGCAGCGATCTGTGGATCGAGCAATTCCTCGCCTGGGCGCAGGCCAGAGGTTTACTGACTCCCGGCCTGCTGACCCCAAAGCGCTGA
- a CDS encoding SDR family NAD(P)-dependent oxidoreductase — protein MTLLAGKRVLITGGSTGIGAAAAVEAARQGADVAINYATSEDRAQQVIADIQAMGRKALAVRGDVADPDTAQDFIARAVEAFGGVDVFVNNAGICPFHALLDMPVAVVERTFRVNLHGAYYMVQAAANQMVKQGHGGAIVAVSSISALVGGEFQTHYTPTKAGVHSLMQSAAIALGKHNIRCNSVLPGTILTEINREDLADLDKRRRMEARVPLGRLGEAEDLAGPIIFLASDMAQYVTGAALLVDGGAFVNLQ, from the coding sequence ATGACATTGCTGGCAGGTAAACGCGTTTTGATCACGGGCGGATCGACCGGCATCGGTGCCGCCGCCGCCGTGGAGGCCGCAAGGCAAGGCGCGGATGTGGCGATCAACTATGCCACCAGCGAGGACCGCGCGCAGCAGGTGATCGCCGACATTCAGGCCATGGGCCGCAAGGCGCTGGCCGTGCGGGGCGATGTGGCCGATCCCGACACCGCTCAGGACTTCATCGCCCGCGCGGTCGAGGCCTTTGGCGGGGTGGATGTCTTTGTGAACAATGCGGGCATCTGCCCGTTCCATGCCCTGCTCGACATGCCGGTGGCGGTGGTGGAGCGCACCTTCCGCGTCAATCTGCATGGCGCCTATTACATGGTGCAGGCCGCCGCCAATCAGATGGTGAAGCAGGGCCATGGCGGGGCGATTGTCGCGGTGTCCTCGATCTCCGCGCTGGTGGGCGGCGAGTTCCAGACGCATTACACCCCCACCAAGGCGGGCGTCCATTCGCTGATGCAGAGCGCGGCCATCGCCCTTGGCAAGCACAACATCCGCTGCAATTCGGTGCTGCCCGGCACGATCCTGACCGAGATCAACCGCGAGGATCTGGCCGATCTCGACAAGCGCCGCCGCATGGAGGCGCGCGTGCCGCTGGGCCGTCTGGGCGAGGCCGAGGATCTGGCCGGGCCGATCATCTTCCTCGCCTCGGATATGGCGCAATATGTCACCGGCGCGGCGCTGCTGGTCGATGGCGGGGCCTTTGTGAACCTGCAATAG
- a CDS encoding TonB-dependent receptor, producing the protein MLKTLIYVTSVSSLALLAAPAMAQSAPAPVADAGADAPAAAPDQPRQPTDNEIVVTGTLIKGIAPVGTNVVGVSHADIASSGATTALGVMATVPEISNAFNALPTPGTGLSGGTSVRPTIRNISAAGGAATLLLLNGHNMVGVGILQTAPDINIIPAGMLERVDVVADGGSALYGSDAIAGTINMITRKHMNGLEVDAHYGLANNYYKQDFNVTGGKDWGSGSAIISYENRHNSDLLGRYRSYYRTNLTPFGGTDNRVANCNPGNVVANGVNYALPNLVAGTQNKCDADLYTDLQPNETQNSVFGSLTQRLTDRLQLDVTAFWTRRDTTILTAQLASSGTITSSNPYFIPVGTATSQTVYYNYASTNGNSAINTTKTQEYGITPTLKMDLGHHWDVTLLGNYGHSKTNASSAEVNAAAESAALASTNPATALNPYNIAATNPSVIQAITNFAQFAQNVQTLEQVRLDVTGPLFNLPGGAVKIAAGAQLSHEKSVAYQADAVPGDLSNAAFANQKRTTKSVWGELYVPVFGADNRNSFIYALNLDGSIRYDNYSDFGGTVNPKIGFTYQPTPSFTLRGNYGTSFNAPSLQDEAGAIDSRAQVLLNSPFQPVGSNFNANIGRPTILLAGGGNNIGPQTAHTYSFGADYKPKFVPGLSMSLTYWAVNLFHAINIYPFYSPSIFTTPAFASTYVLNPTLAQAQALIGNEHVQGPSLATLYSANNIANGTTPYAIFNATRTNLGNFYYRGLDFKLNYQRPTSFGSVNAMVAGTYSLKNASLAVGGTTQLSAFDPSQGGLSRLQLALALGGSVGNLTMRATMNYSAGFDIAPITTGAITQTHVDSFHPVNLYFAYDIKDAGLLSGTTLSLNVNNVGDENPSYKNVTGAGFGTVDGTGLGQTLGRSFEFGLKHKF; encoded by the coding sequence ATGCTGAAAACTCTGATCTATGTGACATCCGTGTCGAGCCTGGCCCTGCTGGCCGCCCCCGCCATGGCCCAAAGCGCCCCCGCGCCTGTTGCAGATGCCGGGGCCGATGCCCCCGCCGCCGCGCCGGACCAGCCGCGCCAACCCACCGACAATGAGATCGTCGTCACCGGCACCCTCATCAAGGGCATCGCCCCGGTCGGCACCAATGTCGTCGGCGTCAGCCATGCCGACATCGCCTCCTCGGGCGCCACCACGGCGCTGGGCGTGATGGCGACGGTGCCGGAAATCTCCAACGCCTTCAACGCCCTGCCCACCCCCGGCACAGGCCTGAGCGGCGGCACCAGCGTGCGCCCCACCATCCGCAACATCAGCGCGGCAGGCGGCGCGGCGACGCTACTGCTGCTCAACGGGCACAATATGGTCGGCGTCGGCATCCTGCAGACCGCGCCCGACATCAACATCATCCCCGCCGGCATGCTGGAGCGGGTCGATGTGGTGGCCGATGGTGGCTCGGCGCTTTATGGTTCGGACGCCATCGCGGGCACCATCAACATGATCACCCGCAAGCATATGAACGGGCTGGAGGTCGACGCGCATTACGGCCTCGCCAACAATTACTACAAGCAGGACTTCAACGTCACCGGCGGCAAGGACTGGGGTTCGGGCTCGGCGATCATCTCCTATGAGAACCGCCACAATTCGGACCTGCTGGGGCGTTATCGCAGCTATTACCGCACCAATCTCACGCCCTTTGGCGGCACCGACAACCGCGTCGCCAACTGCAACCCCGGCAATGTGGTGGCCAATGGCGTCAATTACGCCCTGCCCAATCTGGTGGCGGGCACGCAGAACAAATGCGACGCCGACCTTTACACCGACCTGCAGCCCAACGAAACGCAGAACTCGGTCTTCGGATCGCTGACCCAGCGCCTGACCGACCGGCTGCAGCTCGACGTCACCGCTTTCTGGACCCGGCGCGACACCACCATCCTGACCGCGCAATTGGCCTCCAGCGGCACGATTACTTCGTCCAACCCCTATTTCATCCCGGTTGGCACCGCGACATCGCAGACGGTCTATTACAATTACGCCAGCACCAACGGCAATTCGGCGATCAACACCACCAAGACCCAGGAATATGGCATCACCCCCACGCTGAAGATGGATCTGGGCCATCACTGGGATGTGACGCTGCTGGGCAATTACGGCCACAGCAAGACCAACGCCAGCTCGGCCGAGGTCAATGCCGCCGCCGAATCCGCCGCTCTGGCCTCCACCAATCCGGCGACCGCGCTCAACCCCTACAACATCGCGGCGACCAACCCCTCGGTCATTCAGGCGATCACCAATTTCGCGCAATTCGCGCAGAATGTGCAGACGTTGGAACAGGTGCGCCTCGATGTCACCGGCCCGCTGTTCAACCTGCCGGGCGGAGCGGTGAAGATCGCGGCGGGCGCCCAGCTCTCGCATGAAAAGAGCGTGGCCTATCAGGCCGATGCCGTGCCCGGAGACCTCTCCAACGCGGCCTTCGCCAATCAGAAGCGCACCACCAAATCGGTGTGGGGCGAGCTTTATGTGCCGGTCTTCGGCGCCGACAACCGCAACAGCTTTATCTATGCGCTGAACCTCGACGGTTCGATCCGCTATGACAATTACAGCGATTTCGGCGGCACGGTGAACCCCAAGATCGGCTTCACCTATCAGCCGACGCCGAGCTTCACCTTGCGCGGCAATTACGGCACCTCCTTCAACGCGCCCAGCCTTCAGGACGAGGCCGGCGCCATCGACAGCCGCGCGCAGGTTCTGCTGAACAGCCCGTTCCAGCCGGTGGGCTCGAACTTCAATGCCAACATCGGACGCCCGACGATCCTGCTGGCGGGCGGCGGCAACAACATCGGCCCGCAGACCGCGCACACCTATTCCTTCGGCGCGGATTATAAGCCCAAATTCGTCCCCGGCCTGTCGATGAGCCTGACCTATTGGGCGGTGAACCTGTTCCACGCCATCAACATCTACCCCTTCTATTCACCCTCGATCTTCACCACCCCGGCCTTTGCCAGCACCTATGTGCTGAACCCCACCCTGGCACAGGCCCAGGCGTTGATCGGCAATGAGCATGTGCAGGGGCCGAGCCTGGCCACGCTCTATTCGGCCAACAACATCGCCAACGGCACCACGCCCTATGCGATCTTCAACGCCACCCGCACCAATCTGGGCAATTTCTATTACCGCGGTCTGGACTTCAAGCTGAACTACCAGCGGCCGACCAGCTTCGGCTCGGTCAATGCCATGGTGGCGGGCACCTATTCGCTGAAGAACGCCAGCCTGGCGGTGGGCGGCACCACGCAGCTCAGCGCCTTTGACCCCAGCCAGGGTGGCCTCAGCCGCCTGCAGCTTGCGCTGGCGCTGGGCGGCTCGGTCGGCAATCTGACGATGCGCGCCACGATGAACTATTCGGCGGGCTTCGACATCGCGCCGATCACCACCGGAGCGATCACGCAGACGCATGTCGACTCCTTCCACCCGGTGAACCTGTACTTCGCCTATGACATCAAGGACGCCGGCCTGCTGAGCGGCACCACGCTGAGCCTCAACGTCAACAATGTCGGCGACGAAAACCCCTCCTACAAGAATGTGACCGGCGCAGGCTTCGGCACGGTGGACGGCACCGGGCTGGGCCAGACGCTGGGCCGCAGCTTCGAGTTCGGGCTGAAGCACAAGTTCTGA
- a CDS encoding DUF2867 domain-containing protein gives MSTIDSRDMIGPREALAYYDSQSIDLPRAVTPLEAWNLMMAQPQPVLRWAFRVRDAISAWFGVRKIGGFTGRRHTEVKVGDRLDFFLVEGVRPDALLLTARDRHLDVMTGLHTDGTRLTVTSSVIVHNLFGRAYMVPVGPAHRVIVRVMLRRLRRSLMEAG, from the coding sequence ATGAGCACCATCGACAGCCGCGATATGATTGGCCCTCGCGAGGCGCTGGCCTATTACGACAGCCAGTCGATCGATCTGCCTCGCGCCGTCACGCCGCTGGAGGCGTGGAACCTGATGATGGCGCAGCCCCAGCCGGTGCTGCGCTGGGCGTTCCGGGTTCGCGATGCGATCTCGGCATGGTTTGGCGTCAGAAAGATCGGCGGCTTTACGGGGCGGCGTCATACGGAGGTGAAGGTCGGTGACCGGCTCGACTTCTTCCTGGTCGAAGGCGTGCGGCCTGATGCGCTGCTGCTGACGGCGCGCGACCGGCATCTCGATGTCATGACCGGGCTTCATACCGATGGCACGCGCCTGACCGTCACCTCCTCGGTGATCGTGCATAATCTGTTCGGGCGGGCCTATATGGTGCCGGTGGGGCCCGCGCACAGGGTCATCGTGCGGGTGATGCTCAGGCGTTTGCGCAGGAGTTTGATGGAAGCCGGGTAA
- a CDS encoding glycosyl hydrolase, translated as MSAKRKAQLLRFTVCTAAVVTAAAAWAQPSPAQTADGATLEAQFRDPPASARPRVWWHWMNGNVTKDGIAKDFAWMKSVGIGGMTNFDANLRTPQIVPKRLVYMTPEWKDAFNFAAHEADRLDLELTVASSPGWSETGGPWVKPEDGLKKLVWSETRVAGGKPFKGALAPLPGITGPFQNMPIPSGILESLTGGKAAEPPNFNGSIAVLAVPDMSAAEVMPQGSVSGGGALDPARLRGDDLTQGVEVPRGTAEAPTTVVYSYDAPQTMRSARIFIPGAKTMFAKATLAVALEASEDGQSWRKLADVPMTEVPSTVSFAPATARQFRLVLTPLPFSGSNMGAPAEGIIDINLLAPPKGNTNTLRQFTLSNAAAIDQFEAKAGFALVNDYFSLGGPKDGAQGPKAAQVIDVTSHVRPDGTLDWTPPKGNWRIVRLGYSLLGTTNHPAPPEATGLEVDKFDGEAVRRYIDHYLGMYKDAAGPGMLGQHGIRALLTDSIEVGAANWTPKMIAQFKAHRGYDPTPWLPTLSGVLIGSRDDADRFLFDWRRTLAELMSSEHYGTIAKAAHEAGLKVYGEALEDNRPSLGDDMAMRSHTDIPMSAMWTFPRGKQPNPSYIADIKGAASVAHIYGQNLVAAESMTSALTYWADSPRTLKHVIDLEFVTGVNRPVIHTSVHQPVDDKVPGLSLMIFGQYFNRHEAWAPLAKAWVDYISRNALMLQQGRNLADVGYVYGEEAPLTGLYGHQVIEDAPKTHAYDFVNNDALNSALSNDGADLATPGGARYRALYLGGSSREMTLATLRRVNALVEGGATVIGLKPTHNPSLADAGTPQAAQEYDALTAKLWPGAGTATVGKGHVIASGDVEAALAGMGVASDFRYTGGQADSDIPFLHRKLDGGDAYLLVNRQLRDETIEAHFRVTGLKPEIWHAETGTSEPVSYRVENGETIVPLKLGSEDALYVVFNKPGAASAQVAPKPAVALGALAGPWKVEFQPGRGAPASVTLPQLAGLEQNADAGVKYFSGVATYSKDFAAPKGWKAGQPLWLDLGDVHELAEVSVNGSSAGIVWHTPYRIDLGKLVKPGSNHLTVRVANLWINRLIGDAQPNAANKVTWTAIPTYRPDAPLRPSGLLGPVTLQGEGK; from the coding sequence ATGTCCGCAAAGCGCAAGGCGCAATTGTTGCGTTTCACCGTCTGTACCGCTGCGGTGGTCACCGCCGCTGCCGCATGGGCACAGCCTTCTCCCGCTCAAACCGCTGATGGCGCCACGCTTGAGGCCCAGTTCCGCGATCCGCCCGCCAGCGCCCGCCCGCGTGTGTGGTGGCACTGGATGAACGGCAATGTCACCAAGGATGGCATCGCCAAGGACTTCGCCTGGATGAAGTCGGTCGGCATCGGCGGCATGACCAACTTCGACGCCAATCTGCGCACGCCCCAGATCGTGCCCAAGCGGCTGGTCTATATGACGCCGGAATGGAAGGACGCCTTCAACTTCGCCGCGCATGAGGCCGACCGGCTCGATCTGGAGCTGACGGTGGCCTCCTCGCCGGGCTGGTCGGAAACCGGCGGGCCCTGGGTCAAGCCCGAGGATGGCCTGAAAAAACTGGTGTGGAGCGAGACCCGCGTTGCCGGCGGCAAGCCCTTCAAGGGGGCGCTGGCGCCGCTGCCCGGCATCACCGGACCGTTCCAGAACATGCCCATCCCCTCGGGCATTCTGGAATCGCTGACCGGGGGCAAGGCCGCCGAGCCGCCCAACTTCAACGGTTCGATCGCGGTGCTGGCCGTGCCCGACATGAGCGCGGCGGAGGTGATGCCGCAAGGCTCGGTCTCGGGCGGCGGCGCGCTCGATCCGGCCCGGCTGCGCGGCGATGACCTCACCCAGGGCGTGGAGGTGCCGCGCGGCACGGCGGAGGCGCCGACCACGGTGGTCTACAGCTATGACGCGCCGCAGACGATGCGCTCGGCGCGGATCTTCATCCCCGGCGCCAAGACGATGTTCGCCAAGGCCACGCTGGCGGTCGCGCTGGAGGCCAGCGAGGATGGCCAGAGCTGGCGCAAGCTGGCCGATGTGCCGATGACCGAAGTGCCCAGCACCGTCAGCTTTGCCCCCGCCACCGCGCGGCAGTTCCGGCTGGTGCTGACGCCTCTGCCTTTCAGCGGCTCGAACATGGGCGCCCCGGCCGAGGGGATCATCGACATCAATCTGCTGGCGCCGCCCAAGGGCAACACCAACACGCTGCGCCAGTTTACTTTGTCGAACGCCGCGGCGATCGATCAGTTCGAGGCCAAGGCGGGCTTTGCGCTGGTCAATGACTATTTCTCGCTGGGCGGGCCCAAGGATGGCGCGCAGGGGCCAAAGGCGGCTCAGGTGATCGATGTGACCAGCCATGTGCGGCCCGATGGCACGCTCGACTGGACACCGCCAAAGGGCAACTGGCGCATCGTGCGGCTGGGCTATTCGCTGCTGGGCACCACCAACCACCCCGCGCCGCCCGAGGCTACGGGTCTTGAGGTCGACAAATTCGATGGCGAGGCGGTGCGCCGTTACATCGACCACTATCTGGGCATGTACAAGGATGCGGCGGGGCCCGGCATGCTGGGCCAGCATGGCATTCGCGCGCTTCTGACCGATTCCATCGAGGTGGGCGCGGCCAACTGGACGCCCAAGATGATCGCCCAGTTCAAGGCGCATCGCGGTTATGATCCCACGCCATGGCTGCCCACCTTGTCGGGCGTGCTGATCGGCAGCCGGGACGATGCCGACCGCTTCCTCTTCGACTGGCGCCGCACGCTGGCCGAGCTGATGTCGAGCGAGCATTACGGCACCATCGCCAAGGCCGCGCATGAGGCCGGGCTGAAGGTCTATGGCGAGGCGCTGGAGGACAACCGTCCCTCGCTGGGTGACGATATGGCGATGCGCAGCCATACCGACATTCCCATGAGCGCCATGTGGACCTTCCCGCGCGGCAAGCAGCCCAACCCCAGCTATATCGCCGATATCAAGGGCGCGGCCAGCGTGGCGCATATCTATGGCCAGAATCTGGTGGCCGCCGAAAGCATGACCTCGGCGCTGACCTATTGGGCGGATTCGCCGCGCACCTTGAAGCATGTGATCGATCTGGAGTTCGTGACCGGCGTCAACCGCCCGGTGATCCACACCAGCGTCCATCAGCCGGTGGACGACAAGGTGCCGGGCCTGTCGCTGATGATCTTCGGGCAATATTTCAACCGGCATGAGGCCTGGGCGCCGCTGGCCAAGGCCTGGGTCGATTACATCAGCCGCAATGCGCTGATGCTGCAGCAGGGACGCAATCTGGCCGATGTCGGCTATGTCTATGGCGAGGAAGCGCCGTTGACGGGCCTCTATGGCCATCAGGTGATCGAGGATGCGCCCAAGACGCATGCCTATGATTTCGTGAACAATGATGCTTTGAACAGCGCGCTGAGCAACGATGGCGCCGATCTGGCGACGCCGGGCGGAGCGCGGTATCGGGCGCTTTATCTGGGCGGTTCCTCGCGCGAGATGACGCTGGCGACCCTGCGCCGGGTGAACGCGCTGGTCGAGGGCGGCGCCACGGTGATCGGGCTGAAGCCCACGCATAACCCCAGCCTGGCCGATGCCGGGACACCTCAGGCGGCGCAGGAGTATGATGCGCTGACGGCCAAGCTGTGGCCCGGCGCGGGCACGGCGACTGTGGGCAAGGGCCACGTCATCGCCTCGGGCGATGTCGAGGCGGCGCTGGCGGGGATGGGGGTGGCCTCCGACTTCCGCTACACCGGCGGGCAGGCGGACAGCGACATTCCCTTCCTGCACCGCAAACTGGACGGGGGCGACGCCTATCTGCTGGTCAACCGCCAGTTGCGCGACGAGACCATCGAGGCCCATTTCCGCGTCACCGGCCTGAAGCCCGAGATCTGGCATGCCGAAACCGGCACCTCGGAACCGGTGAGCTATCGCGTGGAGAACGGCGAGACCATCGTGCCGCTCAAGCTGGGCAGCGAGGATGCGCTCTATGTCGTGTTCAACAAGCCGGGGGCGGCATCGGCTCAGGTGGCGCCCAAACCCGCGGTGGCGCTGGGCGCGTTGGCGGGCCCGTGGAAGGTCGAGTTCCAGCCGGGACGCGGCGCGCCTGCGTCCGTGACCTTGCCGCAACTGGCCGGGCTGGAGCAGAATGCCGACGCAGGCGTGAAGTATTTCTCCGGCGTGGCGACCTACAGCAAGGACTTTGCCGCGCCCAAGGGATGGAAAGCAGGCCAGCCGCTGTGGCTCGATCTGGGCGATGTGCATGAGCTGGCCGAGGTCAGCGTCAACGGCAGTTCGGCGGGGATCGTCTGGCACACGCCCTACAGGATCGACCTTGGCAAGCTGGTGAAGCCGGGCAGCAATCATCTGACGGTGCGGGTGGCCAATCTGTGGATCAACCGCCTGATCGGCGACGCGCAGCCCAATGCAGCCAACAAGGTGACCTGGACCGCCATACCGACCTATCGCCCCGATGCGCCTTTGCGCCCCTCGGGCCTGCTGGGGCCGGTGACGCTGCAGGGCGAAGGGAAATAG
- a CDS encoding AraC family transcriptional regulator has translation MSLAVEALTARDTHGIALRPEHQILATSDDLNWSSLYASRQVEQPHHGRYSARNSHFLALHLSGPVAVEREMRGHVARAKVRPGGMLLMPAGCDFSVRLDARSETLHLYVPDSVLRVAAAELCKGDPERIEILPRLGDHDPLIERLGQTCCKMLAEGLGDYFADGVSRWLAAQMVAAHSTGLRRAEPKVTGLSAGQLRKVSGFIEENLEDPLNIEDIAAVVGLNPIHFARQFKRSTGKPPYQFVIEKRVERARELLAADDMPIAQVAAAAGFSHQEHLTRVFGRQTGMTPGAYRRSLLH, from the coding sequence ATGAGCTTGGCAGTGGAAGCGCTGACGGCAAGGGATACGCACGGCATAGCGCTGCGACCGGAACATCAGATTTTGGCCACGAGTGACGATCTCAACTGGTCCTCGCTCTATGCCTCGCGGCAGGTCGAGCAGCCGCATCATGGGCGCTATTCGGCGCGAAACAGCCATTTTCTGGCGCTGCACCTCAGCGGCCCGGTCGCGGTGGAGCGCGAGATGCGCGGCCATGTGGCGCGCGCGAAGGTGCGTCCGGGCGGCATGCTGCTGATGCCGGCGGGCTGCGATTTTTCGGTGCGGCTCGATGCGCGGTCGGAAACTCTGCATCTTTACGTGCCCGACAGCGTGCTGCGCGTCGCCGCCGCCGAATTGTGCAAGGGCGACCCCGAGCGAATCGAGATCCTGCCCCGTCTGGGCGACCATGATCCGCTGATCGAGCGGCTGGGCCAGACCTGCTGCAAGATGCTGGCCGAGGGGCTGGGCGATTACTTTGCCGATGGCGTCTCGCGCTGGCTGGCGGCGCAGATGGTCGCGGCCCATTCCACCGGCCTGCGCCGTGCCGAGCCCAAGGTGACCGGGCTGAGCGCCGGGCAGCTTCGAAAAGTATCGGGTTTTATTGAGGAAAATCTCGAAGACCCGCTCAACATCGAGGATATTGCGGCGGTGGTCGGGCTCAACCCCATCCATTTCGCGCGGCAGTTCAAGCGCTCGACCGGCAAGCCGCCCTATCAGTTCGTGATCGAGAAAAGGGTGGAGCGCGCCCGCGAATTGCTGGCCGCCGACGATATGCCGATCGCCCAGGTGGCGGCGGCGGCTGGCTTCAGCCATCAGGAGCATCTCACCCGCGTCTTCGGGCGCCAGACCGGCATGACGCCGGGTGCCTATCGCCGCAGTCTGCTGCATTGA
- a CDS encoding LacI family DNA-binding transcriptional regulator, translated as MATIQDVAALAGVSTATVSRTLSAPDIVSEGTRKRVQAAVAKLNYTPNAAAKILRTTRTRKILVTVPDISNPFYSVVIRGIEESAHKAGYSVLLGDTQYDKLRENDYAEMFQRKEADGLIILASGLPEVLRYTVKRAASPPAIVNGHEYDPSLNLLSVYIDNAAASRDVITHLYGLGHRHVVILAGPDNHTLDGARLQGALECARSFPEPMHLTVSAGGFHTESGFQRALEILGRAGRPTALYCFNDELAIGALAAMRRLGLRCPADVSIVGFDDTRYARMMDPPLTTVRQPMKNLGRTTVKLLLEVLKDPNAQIASIRLPHKLILRESTGPVAA; from the coding sequence ATGGCTACCATTCAGGACGTTGCCGCTCTGGCCGGCGTGTCGACCGCCACCGTTTCCCGAACGCTCAGCGCGCCCGACATCGTGTCCGAAGGGACCCGCAAGCGGGTGCAGGCGGCTGTGGCCAAGCTGAACTACACCCCCAATGCCGCGGCCAAGATCCTGCGCACCACCCGCACCCGCAAGATCCTGGTGACGGTGCCCGACATCTCCAACCCCTTCTATTCGGTGGTCATTCGCGGCATCGAGGAAAGCGCTCACAAGGCGGGCTATTCGGTGCTGCTGGGCGACACGCAATACGACAAGCTGCGCGAGAACGACTATGCCGAGATGTTCCAGCGCAAGGAGGCCGACGGGCTTATCATCCTCGCCAGCGGCCTGCCCGAGGTGCTGCGCTATACGGTGAAGCGCGCCGCCTCGCCGCCCGCCATCGTCAACGGGCATGAGTATGACCCCAGCCTCAACCTGCTCAGCGTCTACATCGACAATGCCGCCGCCTCGCGCGATGTGATCACCCATCTGTATGGTCTGGGCCACCGCCATGTCGTCATTCTGGCCGGGCCCGACAATCACACGCTCGACGGCGCCCGCCTGCAGGGCGCGCTGGAATGCGCCCGATCCTTCCCCGAGCCGATGCATCTGACGGTGTCGGCGGGCGGCTTTCACACCGAATCGGGCTTCCAGCGCGCGCTGGAGATTCTGGGCCGGGCCGGCCGGCCCACCGCGCTCTATTGCTTCAACGACGAGCTGGCGATCGGCGCGCTGGCGGCGATGCGGCGGCTGGGGCTGCGCTGCCCCGCGGATGTCTCGATCGTCGGTTTCGACGACACGCGTTACGCCCGCATGATGGACCCGCCGCTGACCACCGTGCGCCAGCCGATGAAGAATCTGGGCCGCACCACGGTGAAACTGCTGCTGGAGGTGCTGAAAGACCCGAACGCACAGATCGCGTCGATCCGCCTGCCGCACAAGCTGATCCTGCGCGAAAGCACCGGGCCGGTCGCCGCCTGA